A single genomic interval of Oryza sativa Japonica Group chromosome 7, ASM3414082v1 harbors:
- the LOC9270800 gene encoding RNA-binding protein L-like — protein MQQPPPPTMNGGHHAAPPPPQVSGAPPPPHGHYQQQPPPQPYCQQQQPLPPHYYQAGPPHAPPPQQPPAMWGQPPPPPPQYAPPPPQQFQLPHQQYAPPPQHYAPPPPQQQYGAQMAGGPAPGGDEIRSLWIGDLQYWMDESYLSNAFAPMGQQVTSVKVIRNKQSGHSEGYGFIEFQSHAAAEYALANFNGRMMLNVDQLFKLNWASSGAGERRAADDGPEHTIFVGDLASDVTDSMLEEAFKTSYPSVRGAKVVFDKVTGRSKGYGFVRFGDENEQTRAMTEMNGATLSTRQMRLGPAANKKNMGTQQTYSTNGYQSSQGNSLENDPNNTTIFVGGLDSNVNEDHLKQVFTPYGEIGYVKIPLGKRCGFVQFTSRSSAEEAIRVLNGSQIGGQQVRLSWGRTPQNKQAPQQDANQWNGNYYGYQQGYDSSYYGAPNAQDPSAQNYYGYSGYGNYEQQQEPPQQQQQPPQQPPQQ, from the exons ATGCAGCAGCCTCCCCCGCCGACGATGAACGGCGGCCACCACGcggcccctcctccgccgcaggtCTCCGgggcgcccccgccgccgcatgGCCACtaccagcagcagccgccgcctcagCCGTActgccagcagcagcagccgctgccgccgcactaCTACCAGGCGGGGCCCCCGCAcgcgcctccgccgcagcagccgccggcgatgtggggccagccgccgccgccgccgccgcagtacGCGCCACCTCCGCCCCAGCAGTTCCAGCTCCCGCACCAGCAGTACGCACCTCCCCCTCAGCAttacgcgccgccgccgccgcagcagcagtaCGGGGCGCAGATGGCTGGCGGGCCCGCTCCGGGAGGCGACGAGATCAGGTCGCTGTGGATCGGGGATCTCCAGTACTGGATGGATGAGAGCTACCTCTCCAACGCTTTTGCCCCCATGGGACAGCAG GTTACCTCTGTGAAAGTCATCCGCAACAAGCAGAGTGGGCACTCTGAGGGTTATGGTTTTATTGAATTTCAGTCTCACGCTGCTGCAGAATATGCTCTGGCTAACTTTAATGGGAGGATGATGCTTAATGTTGACCAACTTTTCAAGCTAAACTGGGCTTCTAGTGGTGCTGGTGAAAGGCGTGCTGCTGATGATGGTCCTGAGCACACAATATTTGTTGGTGATTTAGCTTCTGATGTTACAGACTCCATGTTGGAAGAAGCATTCAAAACCAGTTATCCTTCAGTTAGAGGAGCCAAAGTTGTTTTTGACAAAGTCACTGGGCGATCCAAGGGATATGGTTTTGTACGTTTTGGAGATGAAAATGAGCAAACACGTGCTATGACTGAGATGAATGGAGCGACCTTGTCTACAAGGCAAATGAGGCTTGGGCCGGCAGCTAACAAGAAGAATATGGGTACCCAGCAGACATATTCAACAAATG GTTACCAGAGCTCCCAAGGAAACAGTTTGGAGAATGATCCCAATAATACAACA ATCTTTGTGGGCGGGTTAGATTCCAATGTAAATGAGGACCATCTAAAGCAAGTATTTACTCCATATGGGGAAATTGGTTATGTGAAGATTCCTCTAGGCAAGCGTTGTGGATTTGTCCAATTTACTAGCAG gtCATCTGCTGAAGAAGCCATCCGTGTGCTGAATGGGTCTCAGATTGGTGGGCAGCAAGTTCGGCTTTCATGGGGCCGTACTCCTCAGAACAAGCAG GCTCCCCAGCAGGATGCCAACCAGTGGAATGGCAACTACTATGGATACCAACAGGGCTATGATTCTTCTTACTATGGTGCACCCAATGCACAGGATCCTAGTGCGCAAAACTACTATGGATATTCTGGCTATGGCAATTACGAACAGCAGCAGGAGCccccacagcagcagcagcaaccccCACAACAGCCCCCACAGCAG TGA
- the LOC4343385 gene encoding DEAD-box ATP-dependent RNA helicase 32 yields the protein MRRPRSRGAAKQTRLREADEIRLLEAWIDAGKPARGTRPPPLSKSSSSPADTAAAKRGAKGAGGVPSKAAGEHPEYGACARFDELPLSNKTKDGLRKAGYTEMSEIQRAALPHALCGRDVLGAAKTGSGKTLAFVIPALEKLYRERWGPEDGVGCIVLSPNKDLAGQIFNVFQKVGKLHGFSAACIVGNRKGLDEEKAVINNMNILVCTPGRLLQHMGETTNFDCSQIQILVIDEADQVLDKNFQEQVDNVVSQLPKVRQTLLFSATQTKSVKDLARVSLKDPEYISVHEEATTATPDTLEQYAMIVPLEQKLNMLWSFIKRHLKSRILVFLSSVKQVKFVYEVFKKLRPGISLRCMHGRMKYEVQQAIVAEFKEGHSVLFSTDIFARGLDIEDVDWVVQVDCPENIALYIHRVGRTARYNKRGKALIFLCPEEEKMLEKLKAAESKIPIHIKKPNTEQLQQISQNIASVLVQYPNLQQLGKRAFVTYLKSVYLQSDKEVFDLSRFSMENFAAYAASLGLPVTPKIRFVSHKKNVPKKYMGDIDVKRMKRSSKPEVIEINPQAKSNLIEDDGDYDILYPKEQQTDVNMADGLDDVLYPKVSTADTNNEPEKVTQLGNKSVKKKKLKINVHRPLGTRVKFDDEGHTIPPFASIAEEVGSGDVIDKDKISQRYAEMLREMQEHDKEDKLEHKRILREKKLQKKLKLKRKRNEEMDAGSENSGSESDRDQRTASKGKKRYFNSDDEEGSKDAAKDGDVLAQQEALALKLLSKMHS from the exons ATGCGCCGCCCGCGGAGCCGCGGCGCGGCGAAGCAGACGCGCCTCCGGGAGGCCGACGAGATCCGGTTACTCGAGGCCTGGATCGACGCCGGCAAGCCCGCCCGGGGCACCAGGCCGCCTCCCCTCTccaagtcctcctcctcgcccgccgacaccgccgccgccaagcggGGAGCCAAGGGGGCCGGAGGGGTCCCCAGCAAGGCGGCCGGCGAGCACCCGGAGTACGGCGCCTGCGCGCGGTTCGACGAGCTGCCGCTGTCGAATAAGACCAAGGACGGGCTGCGGAAGGCCGGGTACACGGAGATGAGCGAGATCCAGCGCGCCGCGCTGCCCCACGCGCTCTGCGGCCGCGACGTGCTCGGCGCCGCCAAGACCGGCTCCGGCAAGACCCTTGCCTTCGTCATCCCG GCTTTAGAGAAGCTGTACAGAGAGAGATGGGGTCCCGAGGATGGTGTGGGTTGCATTGTTCTTTCTCCCAATAAGGATTTAGCTGGGCAAATTTTTAATGTTTTCCAGAAGGTAGGGAAGCTTCATGGCTTCAGTGCTGCTTGTATTGTTGGTAATCGCAAAGGTCTTGATGAAGAGAAGGCAGTCATAAACAACATGAATATCTTAGTATGCACGCCTGGGCGGTTACTTCAACACATGGGCGAGACCACAAACTTTGATTGCTCACAGATCCAG attttggtgattgatgaggCAGATCAAGTTCTTGATAAAAATTTCCAAGAGCAAGTTGACAATGTTGTTTCTCAGCTTCCCAAAGTTAGACAAACATTGCTGTTCTCTGCCACACAAACAAAATCAGTTAAGGACCTTGCAAGGGTTAGCCTGAAGGATCCTGAATATATAAGTGTGCATGAGGAGGCTACAACAGCTACTCCTGATACCCTTGAGCAGTATGCCATGATTGTGCCTCTTGAACAGAAGCTAAATATGCTCTGGAGTTTCATCAAACGTCATCTAAAGTCAAGAATACTAGTATTCTTATCCAGTGTCAAGCAG GTAAAATTTGTGTATGAAGTTTTCAAGAAGCTCCGTCCTGGTATTTCTTTGAGATGCATGCATGGACGGATGAAATACGAAGTACAGCAGGCCATAGTAGCAGAGTTCAAAGAGGGACACTCGGTTCTATTCTCAACTGATATATTTGCTAGAGGATTGGATATAGAGGATGTTGATTGGGTCGTACAA gttgATTGCCCAGAAAACATTGCTCTGTACATCCACAGAGTTGGCCGTACAGCTCGTTATAACAAGAGAGGAAAAGCTCTTATCTTCCTTTGTCCAGAGGAAGAGAAAATGCTTGAAAAATTGAAGGCAGCTGAAAGTAAAATACCTATACATATTAAAAAG CCAAACACAGAACAACTGCAGCAGATATCTCAGAATATAGCGTCAGTGCTGGTGCAATATCCCAATTTGCAGCAACTGGGTAAAAGGGCTTTTGTCACCTATCTGAAGTCAGTGTACCTCCAGAGCGACAAAGAGGTGTTTGATCTGAGCAGGTTCTCTATGGAGAATTTTGCCGCATATGCTGCTTCTCTTGGTCTTCCTGTTACCCCAAAGATTCGTTTTGTTAGCCACAAAAAGAATGTGCCAAAGAAATATATGGGGGATATTGATGTGAAACGGATGAAAAGAAGTTCCAAACCTGAAGTTATAGAAATTAATCCACAGGCCAAAAGTAACTTAATTGAGGATGATGGAGATTATGATATCCTTTATCCCAAGGAGCAGCAAACAGATGTAAATATGGCTGATGGTCTTGATGATGTCCTTTATCCCAAGGTGTCCACTGCAGATACAAATAATGAACCAGAGAAAGTCACACA GTTGGGAAATAAGTCCGTGAAAAAGAAGAAGCTGAAGATAAACGTGCATAGGCCATTGGGCACAAGGGTCAAATTTGACGATGAAGGCCACACTATCCCTCCTTTTGCATCCATAGCTGAAGAAGTGGGCTCAGGAGATGTAATTGACAAGGATAAAA TTTCCCAGAGGTACGCAGAGATGTTGAGAGAGATGCAGGAGCATGACAAGGAGGACAAGCTCGAACACAAGAGGATCTTGCGCGAGAAGAAGCTACAGAAGAAGCTGAAGCTCAAGCGCAAGAGGAATGAGGAAATGGACGCAGGGTCAGAGAACAGTGGCTCGGAGTCGGACAGAGACCAGAGGACTGCCTCCAAGGGTAAGAAGAGGTACTTCAACAGCGATGACGAAGAAGGCAGCAAAGATGCGGCGAAGGATGGGGATGTTCTCGCTCAACAGGAGGCGTTGGCCCTGAAGCTTTTGAGTAAAATGCACAGTTAA
- the LOC4343386 gene encoding 18.8 kDa class V heat shock protein translates to MDYYYPMEEEEEVHERPRFRRPVHPWQWHHWQNLLGLLSSSSPSPATAAAAQRCSHVSWEETAAAHLYSASLPGVRKEEIRVEVEDAMYLVIRTELDDGGDGDGGGGGGRRSFARKFRLPAMVDADGISAEYTHGVLRVTVPRLHTRARPVVNLAGGGGGGGGPACDPVARAA, encoded by the exons ATGGATTATTACTAccccatggaggaggaggaggaggtgcacgAGCGCCCAAGATTCCGGCGCCCGGTCCACCCGTGGCAGTGGCACCATTGGCAGAatctcctcggcctcctctcgtcgtcgtctccgtctccggcgacggcggcggcggcgcagaggtgCAGCCATGTCAGCTGGGAGGAgaccgccgccgcgcacctCTACTCCGCCAGCCTCCCCG GTGTGAGGAAGGAGGAGATcagggtggaggtggaggacgcGATGTACCTCGTCATCCGCACCGAGCTTGATgacggtggcgatggcgacggcggaggcggcggtggccggaggagCTTCGCGAGGAAGTTCCGGCTGCCGGCGATGGTGGACGCCGACGGCATCTCGGCGGAGTACACCCACGGCGTGCTCAGGGTAACCGTCCCGAGGCTGCATACGCGGGCTCGCCCCGTCGtcaacctcgccggcggcggcggcggtggcggtggcccgGCCTGCGACCCCGTCGCCCGAGCAGCCTGA
- the LOC4343387 gene encoding condensin-2 complex subunit H2, with translation MEGGGGGGGGGGGEGSTSGARFPILQANRDPESNWEVDVAKSLEEYLLRICSGEISGEDGAHSVNFAEAALLLQGSVQVYSRKVEYLYTLVLNALEFLSQKKQDQENSSAQANESDRSTVPNEEDDVFSGLDDVPVEARTTLDNNIDRDDLLKKNVRPPANLLVFEGDCMDSEASELELYLLATCGFFGDFLLLDPCDAPAVSDFLQGKQSAKEDIFAGRGSSARSKSRTNVFCSPNGRSGGTGRRPTPGKVQEGNPDQTQESNPDQSQEMNANQTQEHIDDLNVNDDHWSVHPADHDFPDNDMPHPDDADAGCVDDSDDDDDPWRPLNPHEPGNLKIRTCRKVKSFARQVIGAPKRNIIASLFPMEKMDGASFKVHLSQQETHHVPEPPPLYEKLMRSLEHGEPESHLFGDLKDGHEPDIGVNDFDIHEPDMPDDVCDMDVDMDIPTYPDKNNDATLDGAQGTQDSMDAHESLEDLCRSHLDALLASIAEAEQQTELDARVSTWKERIEHALEEQDRNPPFDIGSYGEQIIDTLSSRTENAGIASFSEIVSGKPKYEVARTFSALLQLVNGRSVDLDKGQTTNGLVCHTASNPFHVRLIGPNQRPEIEARFARKRVNSPSRNKGSGKPSPAQQKSPKKHGHKNGKVPVKTSIKLTPDGKRRRRSTQMLRPINLESS, from the exons atggagggcggcggcggcggcggcggaggaggaggaggggaggggagcacgAGCGGGGCGAGGTTCCCGATCCTGCAGGCGAACCGGGACCCGGAGTCGAACTGGGAggtggacgtggccaagagccTCGAGGAGTACCTCCTCAGGATCTGCTCCGGGGAGATCAGCGGCGAGGACGGGGCCCATTCCGTCAACTTCGCCGAAG CTGCACTACTACTGCAGGGATCAGTCCAGGTTTACAGCCGCAAGGTGGAGTATTTGTACACCTTGGTGCTCAACGCGCTGGAATTTCTCTCGCAAAAGAA GCAAGATCAGGAAAATAGCTCAGCTCAAGCTAATGAAAGTGATCGTAGCACAGTACCGAATGAGGAAGATGATGTGTTTTCAGGGCTAGATGATGTCCCAG TGGAAGCAAGGACCACTTTGGATAACAATATTGATCGAGATGACttgctaaaaaaaaatgtgaggcCACCAGCAAATCTGCTGGTGTTTGAAGGAGACTGTATGGATAGCGAAGCGAGTGAGCTAGAATTATATTTG TTAGCAACATGTGGCTTTTTCGGAGATTTCCTCCTGTTGGATCCATGTGATGCACCAGCTGTTTCTGACTTTTTGCAAGGAAAACAATCTGCCAAAGAAGATATATTCGCTGGCAGGGGCAGCTCTGCACGGTCTAAAAGCCGAACCAATGTTTTCTGTTCCCCAAATGGAAGATCTGGGGGCACCGGTCGTAGACCTACCCCTGGAAAAGTCCAAGAGGGAAATCCAGATCAAACTCAGGAGAGCAATCCCGACCAATCTCAAGAAATGAATGCAAATCAAACCCAAGAACATATCGATGACTTAAATGTAAATGATGATCATTGGTCTGTTCACCCTGCTGACCATGATTTTCCTGATAATGACATGCCCCACCCAGATGATGCAGACGCTGGGTGTGTGGatgattctgatgatgatgatgatccatGGAGGCCATTGAATCCCCATGAACCTGGCAACCTAAAGATCAGGACTTGTAGGAAAG TAAAAAGTTTTGCAAGGCAGGTCATTGGTGCTCCCAAAAGGAACATTATTGCATCTCTGTTTCCTATGGAAAAGATGGATGGTGCATCCTTTAAAGTACATCTATCTCAGCAGGAAACACATCATGTTCCTGAACCTCCTCCTCTGTACGAAAAG CTTATGAGGTCACTTGAACATGGAGAACCAGAAAGTCACCTGTTTGGAGATTTGAAGGATGGCCATGAGCCGGATATTGGTGTAAATGACTTTGATATTCATGAGCCAGATATGCCAGATGATGTCTGTGATATGGATGTTGATATGGACATACCAACATACCCTGATAAG AATAATGATGCAACATTGGATGGAGCTCAAGGTACACAGGATAGCATGGATGCGCATGAAAGCCTTGAAGATTTGTGTCGGTCACATCTG GATGCTCTCCTTGCTAGCATAGCTGAGGCTGAACAGCAGACTGAGCTGGATGCACGAGTTTCGACATGGAAAGAACGAATTGAGCATGCCTTGGAAGAGCAG GATAGAAACCCACCTTTTGATATTGGTTCTTATGGAGAGCAAATCATCGACACGCTCTCATCAAGAACCGAGAATGCAGGGATTGCATCATTCAGTGAGATTGTTAGTGGCAAGCCAAAGTATGAGGTTGCAAGGACATTCTCTGCGCTTCTCCAGCTG GTGAACGGTAGAAGTGTTGATCTGGACAAAGGACAAACTACGAATGGGTTGGTATGTCACACGGCTTCCAACCCATTCCATGTAAGGCTCATTGGTCCCAACCAGAGACCGGAAATCGAGGCACGTTTCGCGCGAAAGAGGGTCAATTCGCCTTCACGAAATAAAGGCAGTGGCAAACCCTCTCCAGCGCAACAGAAGTCGCCTAAGAAACATGGGCATAAAAATGGCAAGGTTCCAGTGAAGACGTCAATTAAACTGACTCCAGATGGAAAGCGAAGGCGGAGGTCAACTCAAATGCTGCGCCCGATCAATCTAGAATCCAGCTGA
- the LOC9268153 gene encoding uncharacterized protein: protein MMMLLLRPSAAAAAAPFAYAKVDKVDAEEARHLQAQYLIHKVLEGSSAARGRGRGRRPAARQVGVRLRRLRLAARSVRLRLCRGLQRHLRSLRRLVRGSSALHDSSSCS from the coding sequence AtgatgatgctgctgctgcggccgtcggcggcggcggcggcggcgccgttcgCGTACGCGAAGGTGGACAAGGTGGACGCCGAGGAGGCGCGGCACCTGCAGGCGCAGTACCTGATCCACAAGGTGCTGGaggggtcgtcggcggcgagggggagggggagggggaggaggccggcggcgaggcaggtCGGCGTCCGGCTCAGGCGGCTCAGGCTCGCCGCCCGGAGCGTCCGGCTGCGCCTCTGCCGGGGACTGCAGAGGCACCTCCGGAGCCTGAGGCGGCTCGTCCGCGGCAGCTCGGCTCTCCATGATTCGTCTTCTTGCTCTTGA
- the LOC4343383 gene encoding protein DETOXIFICATION 40, whose protein sequence is MGHAVDGRLEALLSGGGGGGEAAAPWARRMAAAAALELRLLAPLAAPAVVVYMLIIVMSSATQIFCGQLGNVQLAASSLGNNGIQVFAYGLMLGMGSAVETLCGQAYGAGRHEMLGVYLQRSAVLLTAAGVPLAALYACSERVLLLLGQSPEISRAAAGFARGLIPQIFAYAANFPIQKFLQAQSIVAPSAAVLAASFALHLPLSWAAVRVLGLGLPGAALALSATWWVLVAGQFAYIVRSPRCAATWTGFTWAAFHDLAAFARLSAASAVMLALEVWYFQVLILLAGMLPDPQIALDALTVCTSIQSWVFMISVGFNAAASVRVGNELGAGNPRSAAFSTWMVTALSAIIAAIAGVVVILLRDKLSYIFTQGEAVSRAVSDLCPLLVGTIVLCGIQPVLSGVAVGCGWQALVAYINIGCYYLIGLPLGVLLGFKFDYGIKGLWGGMIGGTLIQTLILIWITFRTDWNKEVEDARRRLDKWDDTKQPLLVNRQ, encoded by the exons ATGGGCCACGCCGTGGACGGCCGGCTGGAGGCGCtgctctccggcggcggcggcggcggcgaggcggcggcgccgtgggcgCGGCgcatggcggccgcggcggcgctggagctCCGGCtgctcgcgccgctcgccgcgccggccgtgGTGGTGTACATGCTGATCATCGTGATGTCCTCCGCCACCCAGATCTTCTGCGGTCAGCTCGGCAACGTCcagctcgccgcctcctccctcggcaACAATGGCATCCAGGTCTTCGCCTACGGCCTCATG ctCGGGATGGGCAGCGCGGTGGAGACGCTGTGCGGGCAGGCGTACGGCGCCGGGAGGCACGAGATGCTCGGGGTGTACCTGCAGCGGTCGGCGGTGCTGCTGACGGCGGCCGGCGTCCCGCTGGCGGCGCTGTACGCGTGCTCGGAgcgcgtcctcctcctgctcGGCCAGTCGCCGGAgatctcccgcgccgccgccgggttcgcCCGCGGCCTCATCCCGCAGATCTTCGCCTACGCCGCCAACTTCCCCATCCAGAAGTTCCTCCAGGCGCAGAGCATCGTGGCGCCCAGCGCCGCCGTGCTGGCGGCGAGCTTCGCGCTCCACCTGCCGCTCAGCTGGGCGGCGGTGCGGGTGCTCGGCCTGGGCCTCCCGGGGGCCGCCCTGGCGCTCAGCGCCACGTGGTGGGTGCTCGTCGCGGGGCAGTTCGCGTACATCGTGCGGAGCCCCCGGTGCGCCGCGACGTGGACGGGCTTCACCTGGGCGGCGTTCCACGACCTCGCCGCGTTCGCCAGGCTCTCCGCCGCGTCGGCGGTGATGCTGGCGCTCGAGGTCTGGTACTTCCAGGTGctcatcctcctcgccggcatGCTCCCCGACCCACAGATCGCCCTCGACGCACTCACCGTCTG CACGTCGATACAGTCATGGGTGTTCATGATCTCAGTGGGCTTCAATGCTGCTGCCAG CGTGAGGGTTGGGAATGAGCTCGGCGCCGGCAACCCCAGGTCGGCGGCGTTCTCGACATGGATGGTCACCGCGCTCTCGGCGATCATAGCCGCCATTGCCGGCGTCGTGGTCATCCTGCTCAGGGACAAGCTGAGCTACATCTTCACCCAGGGCGAGGCCGTCTCGCGCGCCGTCTCCGACCTCTGCCCACTGCTTGTTGGCACCATCGTGCTCTGCGGGATCCAGCCCGTGTTGTCAG GTGTGGCTGTTGGCTGTGGATGGCAAGCATTGGTAGCATACATTAACATTGGATGCTACTACTTGATCGGCCTACCCCTCGGCGTGCTTCTgggattcaaatttgactaTGGAATTAAG GGATTGTGGGGAGGCATGATTGGAGGGACGCTCATCCAAACACTTATTTTAATATGGATCACATTCAGAACAGATTGGAACAAGGAG GTCGAGGATGCGAGACGAAGATTAGATAAGTGGGATGACACAAAGCAGCCTCTTCTTGTTAACAGACAGTGA